A part of Leishmania infantum JPCM5 genome chromosome 13 genomic DNA contains:
- a CDS encoding putative MCAK-like kinesin: MESQLKQLLVQGGLEHTVQGFVDGGVTSVQQLKQLTMQDYHSVGVIVMTDRRKLFELIQFLKRDRANGSGGGMTPAAPVASTGPKSPPPATEPASRVQAAIQAPALPARIPTPLRRATPTEAMQRRERERVAEQPRPMSAQRRDPNTDDGENAVRPAAAPAKPVSRPVSRVGASSPSPFGRRATGEGGNAQRRRASRITVVIRKRPLNASEQADGLYDILATDPDNNHIITLLEPRQKVDLTRYIEKHRFTYDKVMDDRKTNRDVYEEACKPLIETVFEGGCATCFAYGQTGSGKTYTMLGKDKQEGLYLMAAKDLWSRLSRGMGINVSFFEIYGGKLYDLLNERERLACREDSRGVINVCGLTEHRVDSTDHLMEIIDYGNTIRAAGSTGMNADSSRSHAILHITIVNEKNRFFGRFTFIDLAGSERGADTLDSDRTTRLEGAEINKSLFALKECIRALDQNHRHIPFRGSKLTAVLRDCFMGNSRTVMIGNISPASGSCEHTLNTLRYADRVKELKKDKSSHSAAEEIMMGQMPTEHVETVGISGSFAQRRAKERVITSSRSSSQTRTREPGTPNQKMVNSFHRHGDDSSDNTLRSNRSFGSRPVTSSSPQKKSYHRPTPTHSRGPSGMSSAMPTPMGDDSRYDSGDSLDAEEDNLILAHRHHIDCMMELLKDEMTQLNAAENPENSMSGYCRRVDAILSSQVRRIEELRRQLDQYTRHAGAAGRR; this comes from the coding sequence ATGGAGTcgcagctgaagcagctgcttGTTCAGGGCGGGCTGGAGCACACGGTGCAGGGCttcgtcgacggcggcgtcaccTCTGTCCAGCAGCTAAAGCAGCTCACCATGCAGGACTATCACTCCGTCGGCGTTATCGTCATGACGGACCGTCGGAAGCTCTTCGAGCTCATCCAGTTTCTGAAGCGTGATCGGgcgaacggcagcggcggcggcatgacacctgcagcaccggtgGCGTCGACGGGCCCCAAGTCGCCGCCCCCGGCGACGGAGCCGGCGTCGCGCGTGCAGGCCGCCATTCAGGCCCCCGCGTTGCCCGCCCGCATCCCTACGCCGTTGCGCCGTGCGACCCCGACGGAAGCGATGCAGCGACGCGAGCGGGAAAGGGTGGccgagcagccgcggccgatgtcggcgcagcgccgtgacCCCAACACAGACGACGGCGAAAACGCCGTccgccctgccgctgcgccggcaaaGCCGGTTTCACGCCCGGTGAGCCGCGTTGGAGCGTCTTCCCCCTCACCATTCGGCCGGCGCGCAACCGGTGAAGGCGGTAATGCTCAGCGGCGTCGTGCCAGCCGAATCACCGTGGTCATTCGCAAGCGCCCCCTGAATGCTAGCGAGCAAGCCGACGGCCTCTACGACATTCTCGCCACGGACCCGGACAACAACCACATCATTACGCTGCTGGAGCCACGCCAAAAGGTAGATCTCACCCGCTACATCGAAAAGCACCGCTTCACCTACGACAAGGTTATGGATGACCGAAAGACCAACCGGGACGTATATGAGGAAGCCTGCAAGCCGTTGATCGAGACGGTGTTTGAGGGCGGGTGCGCGACGTGCTTTGCTTACGGTCAGACGGGTAGCGGTAAGACATACACCATGCTAGGTAAGGACAAGCAGGAGGGCTTGTACCTGATGGCGGCCAAGGACCTCTGGTCGCGGCTGAGTCGCGGCATGGGCATCAACGTCTCTTTCTTCGAGATCTACGGCGGCAAGCTGTACGACTTGCTGAACGAGCGCGAGCGGTTGGCGTGTAGGGAGGATAGCCGCGGCGTCATTAACGTCTGCGGCCTGACCGAGCACCGCGTCGACAGCACCGACCACCTCATGGAGATCATCGACTATGGCAACACCATCCGTGCGGCGGGATCCACTGGCATGAATGCCGACTCCTCGCGCTCGCACGCCATTCTGCACATCACCATTGTGAATGAGAAGAACCGCTTCTTCGGCCGCTTCACTTTCATCGATCTTGCCGGCTCTGAGCGCGGCGCTGACACGCTGGATAGCGACCGCACCACGCGGCTGGAGGGGGCGGAGATCAATAAGTCTCTATTTGCCCTCAAGGAGTGCATCCGCGCGCTAGACCAGAATCACCGCCACATTCCGTTTCGCGGGTCTAAGCTGACGGCGGTGCTTCGTGACTGCTTCATGGGCAACAGCCGCACGGTGATGATCGGCAACATCAGccccgccagcggcagctgcgagcACACACTCAACACGCTGCGCTACGCCGACCGTGTCAAGGAGCTCAAGAAGGACAAGTCCAGCCACagcgcagcggaggagatTATGATGGGGCAGATGCCTACGGAGCACGTCGAAACCGTCGGCATCTCCGGCTCCTTCGCGCAACGTCGCGCGAAGGAGCGTGTGATCACGagctcgcgctcctccagccAGACACGCACTCGCGAGCCCGGAACGCCAAACCAGAAGATGGTCAACAGCTTTCATCGACACGGAGACGATAGCTCCGACAACACCCTTCGGTCCAACCGCAGCTTCGGCTCGCGCCCCGTCACCAGCAGCTCCCCGCAGAAGAAGTCCTACCACCGCCCGACCCCGACCCACAGTCGCGGCCCGAGTGGCATGTCTTCGGCGATGCCCACGCCTATGGGCGATGACTCACGGtacgacagcggcgacagcctcgacgccgaggaggacaaCCTGATCCTGGCACACCGCCATCACATCGACTGCATGATGGAGCTCCTGAAAGATGAGATGACGCAACTGAACGCTGCCGAGAACCCGGAGAACTCGATGAGTGGGTATTGCAGGCGTGTCGACGCCATTCTCTCCTCACAGGTGCGCCGCATCGAGGAACTGCGCCGGCAGCTTGATCAGTACACCCGCCatgctggtgccgctgggCGCCGCTGA
- a CDS encoding squalene monooxygenase-like protein, translated as MLYFFAAVLCAVSALLLLNRALSRLRWSPARTSYDYDVIIVGGSITGPVLAKALSDQGRKVLMVERTLFTKPDRIVGELLQPGGLNALKEVGMKECAETIGMPCRGYVVVDHKGNHVELPYRKGASGVSFHFGDFVQSLRSHVFHKCKANVTMIEGTVNNILTEGLSFGERAYGVEYTVAEKYEVPANPFREDPPKANRVAPTVRKVATAPLVVMCDGGMSKWKSRYQHYTPAYDYHSHFIGLVLKTVRLPKEQRGAVFLGKTGPILSYRLDDNELRLLVDYNKPILPSLEKQSEWLIQDVAPRLPENMREEFVRVSKDTKSLRSMPMARYPPAFPSIKGYVGIGDHANQRHPLTGGGMTCCFRDAIRLANSLNGIQSLRSVNQEEMAAIEDKMQAAILNYARYRYTHSCCINLLSWALYSVLSSPALRDASLDYFLCGGNCVTGPMDLLAGLDPNVGNLFFHYCCVMLHGVANVMMRTGAYSEAGKQLSNSEKLTNVASFFVDWERIKHAAYLLGKSTKIALPLAKNEFYSMWRFVDPTSPLANISKSIKTMVYTRQFNGKQRKPVGL; from the coding sequence ATGTTGTATTTCTTCGCCGCTGTTCTCTGTGCCGTCAGCGCACTGCTACTGTTGAACCGAGCGCTctcgcggctgcggtggagcCCGGCGCGCACGTCGTACGACTACGATGTCATCATTGTTGGTGGCAGTATCACGGGCCCGGTGCTGGCCAAGGCGCTTTCGGATCAGGGTCGAAAGGTGCTGATGGTGGAACGGACGCTTTTCACTAAGCCGGACCGCATCGTcggtgagctgctgcagcctgGCGGTCTGAACGCGCTGAAAGAGGTGGGCATGAAGGAGTGCGCCGAGACTATTGGCATGCCCTGCCGTGGCTACGTGGTGGTAGACCATAAGGGCAATCATGTGGAGCTGCCCTACCGCAAGGGCGCCTCGGGAGTGTCCTTCCACTTCGGCGACTTTGTGCAGAGTCTGCGCTCGCACGTCTTCCACAAGTGCAAGGCGAATGTTACGATGATCGAGGGCACCGTCAACAACATCTTGACGGAGGGCCTCTCCTTCGGCGAGCGCGCCTACGGCGTCGAGTACACGGTAGCGGAGAAGTATGAGGTGCCAGCCAATCCGTTCCGCGAGGACCCGCCCAAGGCCAACCGCGTGGCCCCGACGGTGCGCAAGGTTGCCACGGCACCGCTAGTTGTCATGTGCGATGGTGGCATGTCCAAGTGGAAAAGCCGCTACCAGCACTACACCCCTGCCTACGACTACCACTCGCACTTTATTGGCCTCGTGCTCAAGACGGTGCGTCTGCCCAAGGAGCAGCGCGGGGCGGTCTTCCTCGGCAAGACGGGCCCGATTCTGTCATACCGCCTGGACGACAACGAACTGCGCTTACTGGTGGACTACAACAAGCCCATATTGCCCAGCCTCGAGAAGCAGAGCGAGTGGCTCATCCAGGACgtggcgccgcgcctgcCGGAGAACATGCGCGAAGAGTTTGTTCGGGTATCAAAAGACACAAAGAGTCTGCGCAGCATGCCTATGGCGCGCTATCCGCCTGCGTTTCCCTCCATCAAGGGCTACGTTGGCATCGGCGACCATGCCAACCAACGGCACCCGCTGACGGGCGGTGGCATGACGTGCTGCTTCCGCGACGCAATTCGCCTGGCAAACAGCTTGAATGGTATCCAGTCACTGCGCTCCGTCAACCAGGAGGAGATGGCCGCCATCGAGGACAAGATGCAGGCCGCCATTTTGAACTATGCGCGCTACCGCTACACCCACAGTTGCTGCATCAATCTACTGTCGTGGGCTCTTTACTCCGTCCTCAGCAGCCCAGCCTTGCGGGACGCGAGCTTAGACTACTTTTTGTGCGGTGGGAACTGCGTGACGGGCCCGATGGATCTGCTAGCGGGCCTCGACCCGAACGTAGGCAACCTCTTCTTTCACTACTGCTGCGTGATGCTGCACGGCGTCGCTAACGTAATGATGAGGACGGGTGCGTACAGCGAAGCTGGCAAACAGCTGTCCAACTCGGAGAAGCTGACCAACGTCGCCTCCTTCTTCGTGGACTGGGAGCGCATAAAGCATGCGGCGTATCTGCTGGGCAAGTCGACGAAGATCGCGCTTCCGCTGGCGAAGAACGAGTTCTACTCTATGTGGCGCTTCGTCGATCCCACGAGCCCACTGGCCAACATCTCCAAGAGCATCAAGACGATGGTCTACACGAGGCAGTTCAACGGCAAACAACGCAAGCCTGTTGGCCTCTGA